From Pyrenophora tritici-repentis strain M4 chromosome 1, whole genome shotgun sequence, the proteins below share one genomic window:
- a CDS encoding RibD, Pyrimidine deaminase has protein sequence MSESSEALGYDSGPVRNWGPISLPALRPDPNDHLQYMRLALDQAQESPPKPSNFRVGALLVDADTGDILSRGYTLECEGNTHAEQCCLLKFAQEHGLPEERVGEALPSNTVIYTTMEPCNLRLSGNMPCADRIIRTKGKDGEQRIKKVFLGVKEPEKFVGENEGRKKLEEHGIECVHVPGLEERILNVATAGHEQ, from the coding sequence ATGTCGGAATCTTCGGAAGCGCTCGGATACGATTCAGGTCCAGTGCGAAATTGGGGGCCCATCAGCCTACCAGCTCTACGCCCGGATCCCAATGATCACCTACAATACATGCGCCTAGCCCTCGACCAAGCGCAAGAATCACCACCAAAACCTTCAAACTTCCGAGTCGGGGCCCTCCTAGTCGATGCAGATACAGGAGATATCTTGTCACGCGGCTATACGCTTGAGTGCGAAGGAAACACGCATGCTGAGCAATGCTGCCTTCTCAAGTTTGCTCAGGAACATGGACTACCTGAAGAACGAGTAGGAGAAGCGTTACCGTCAAACACCGTCATTTACACTACTATGGAGCCATGTAATCTTCGATTGAGTGGAAACATGCCATGCGCAGATCGAATTATCAGGACGAAAGGCAAGGATGGCGAGCAGCGAATCAAAAAGGTGTTCCTTGGGGTCAAAGAGCCAGAGAAATTCGTGGGTGAGAATGAAGGAAGGAAgaaacttgaggagcatgGGATCGAATGTGTCCATGTGCCTGGATTAGAGGAACGGATATTGAATGTTGCTACCGCCGGTCATGAACAATAG
- a CDS encoding SRP40-C domain containing protein, whose protein sequence is MTLPAASPQPSGNKRKFNGSPSADAPKSKRSHVENRFQRIKPDVQVDPKLASNAYVSYDYADRAHAKLIVTKGKGFTKEKNKGKRGSYRGGMIDTSGGKGIKFED, encoded by the coding sequence ATGACCCTTCCCGCAGCATCGCCTCAGCCATCTGGCAACAAGCGCAAATTCAATGGTTCTCCCTCGGCAGACGCTCCCAAATCCAAGAGAAGTCACGTAGAAAACCGCTTCCAGCGCATCAAGCCCGACGTTCAGGTCGACCCCAAGCTCGCAAGCAACGCATACGTTTCGTACGACTACGCCGACCGCGCCCACGCGAAACTGATCGTAACCAAGGGCAAAGGCTTTACCAAGGAGAAGAACAAGGGCAAGAGGGGCTCTTACCGCGGTGGCATGATTGACACATCAGGTGGCAAGGGTATCAAGTTTGAGGATTGA
- a CDS encoding GTPase: MLRHPPEKEDKEVGEEVKEEVEADPAVVAELSEPEVYEEPTPVRPRRSVVTLTRTARRSEPLEELQPSKPSLPLGLTPEPKPQPQPITSDETPEKPPSEHAVTHMSLYHNNLQDFHWYWESIPPTIAQKSQANHFFTNHGKTAKLLRSVAQFRLFPESDVPEVAFVGRSNVGKSSLLNTLVNADIKALLARTSATPGFTKTTNLYGLGPGNGVTIKQQPDGRDKIVGKNGLTIVDMPGYGEGSLAAWGTEILKYIQNRKQLRRVFVLIDAQHGVKDKDRSLLATLRLSGVSHQVILSKLDKIFIPQAKEIKRYDGKSPRVLKPKGTMIGLRHTMEDLKDDIQPKVGGWCSRRASGG; the protein is encoded by the coding sequence ATGTTGAGACATCCACCGGAAAAGGAGGATAAAGAGGTGGGAGAAGAAGTAAAGGAAGAAGTAGAGGCAGATCCGGCGGTCGTAGCTGAACTATCCGAACCAGAAGTATACGAGGAGCCTACACCAGTGAGGCCACGGAGATCTGTTGTTACACTGACCAGGACTGCGCGCAGAAGTGAGCCCCTAGAAGAACTACAACCATCCAAACCATCCCTGCCCCTAGGCTTAACCCCAGAACCAAAACCACAACCGCAGCCCATTACCTCGGACGAAACACCCGAAAAGCCACCATCCGAGCATGCAGTAACCCACATGTCACTCTACCACAACAACCTCCAAGACTTCCACTGGTACTGGGAGTCCATCCCACCCACCATTGCCCAAAAATCCCAAGCAAACCACTTCTTCACCAACCACGGCAAAACCGCCAAGCTCCTCCGCAGCGTCGCCCAATTTCGCCTCTTCCCCGAATCCGACGTGCCCGAAGTCGCCTTCGTCGGCCGCTCAAACGTCGGCAAGTCCTCCCTCCTCAACACGCTCGTAAACGCCGACATCAAAGCCCTACTCGCCCGCACATCCGCAACCCCCGGTTTCACAAAAACAACGAACCTCTACGGTCTCGGGCCGGGAAACGGCGTAACGATAAAGCAGCAACCCGACGGCCGCGACAAGATCGTGGGTAAGAATGGGTTAACGATTGTTGATATGCCCGGGTACGGCGAGGGTTCCTTGGCGGCATGGGGAACGGAAATCCTAAAATACATCCAGAACCGCAAACAACTCCGTCGCGTCTTCGTCCTCATAGACGCCCAGCATGGAGTCAAAGATAAAGACCGTTCACTCCTCGCTACTTTGCGTCTCTCGGGCGTAAGCCACCAGGTCATCCTTTCCAAGCTGGATAAAATATTCATCCCGCAGGCCAAGGAGATTAAGCGGTATGATGGAAAGTCACCGCGGGTGCTGAAGCCAAAGGGCACGATGATTGGGCTGCGGCACACGATGGAGGACTTAAAGGATGATATCCAGCCGAAAGTGGGGGGGTGGTGCTCTAGGAGAGCTTCTGGGGGTTAG
- a CDS encoding Sec3 multi-domain protein, whose amino-acid sequence MEGRPRNYTNGPGDRPQVRLPTGGPRGPPSATSSSSGPSGMSRAERFDDERRRITESCFSKVDEQGQLQESYITHIRVQEDGAFPQSPPPPSAPPSNKKARIIMISVRNTGRVKLHKARENANGTFSIGKTWPMEELSAVENYVHLEPANEEEAQRKQWAGDKGFTVTIGKPYYWEAGTAKEKEFFIGSMVKIYNKYTKGDFPILTGFSATELGTLTNGQPHLATPEGRAAGRSQGAPSPGQPRPSPPDQRQMPPKSPGGPLRKPGEASSPLAGDNRRGPPLGVNPNFRRPGEANIPRRPGRPDDDLRPGSRPSTGDDARRPPPYPPNSMTAAPSMPNLRQKQPMDPSIRSRPSGETMRMRGGAQAQSPLTAQQFAARNLTPQSSNPELAGRPGTPDSGNYPSSLSPARGQPRGDAQSQRSERSVENSPFDGPPPGIAPPDQRRQNGYPSPRRDPRDPSPRGLRPGTAQSGARPGTAQSNASSSFTRHEDAPPEEPPQRKRPIMEARPSQASQRSVDSQGTDPRSNFQTPSASPAPPLEVPPRRRPEIPERLKPTSQDNVSYASSQPTPPPTSPLPQIPTAATTQAALAPVQQASTPPAPIQETPVPQAPVQRSSPPQASAQQTPPPVEAAAPAVQPSTSPDSVGVSTPTEEKDEDASHRPGLGPMVKKPLATNEAANKFRKFAAAAGAFKPRAGGAAAKLLNKETKKSDEPDGVNAVFVPQRQVPKEAPKEEVEKKPEEAPKPVPDRSSKERPHINTEVVPSVTVSGPLTPTQPSAVEETKEQSAPPTPEKVATKEATPEPEVRRKKRRSNQQIVNISKLGIDPSIIDERGLEFESILSELGWGSNELSNKHIELLETDIKREIARVEAGSWLNHLEQKDDRVEAVERMLDRAIAECDELEGLLTLYNVELSSLNDDIAFIEAQSQGLQVQTANQRLLQHELQQLVDTISITSDQLEPLRRAPIGKINGLKDIEFSLVLLYKALITIDPSFVSGGRSGATEDLTAMNARAGFGNSDLATMQALQEKRDRYLGEGAMFLDRLKKHMNITFGAAFMATKDELSRLDHGSMPSLKDNIDAHDAGRSELWMLSPVMLFAKEIDRASWDMLLRMYQDQAAQLYQQEVRDNILAWRKFARKPTGEEQELLFTAQEKEPESITGTARKLTVKRSQTLARGLRSASGDKDAKAKPASQDGKLHAFDVFARVLEDTGPVLLTEQNFITEFFHATSTDSIDFPDAVQAAPPEERRGPNLWIRKQFEADRAMAKLVSGVMEEIFSFWPAEIQSLVDWATKADPLQGVGILCAVDRKLVDIEDTNQDFLTRNLQKIHERLQGLFSRFLDEQIRAIEDTKVKIKKRKGVISFMKTFPHFSIAIENMLPTASEGGNQLEIRRMVNDGYQRINKAMFESLKVIAKESPTVMASQGQGDPEDKEALNYHILLIENMNHYMEEVDARQVSVLDLWKGKAQDEYNEHMGLYVDAVIRRPLGKLLEFIESTETLLSQPGASAQAISQRSSHSHSVFKKLAHSHDAKDLRKGIEALKKRVDKHFGDADDPTISRDLVFKVLKECEKTYVNVAERLTTINQDVYSGEVEIDWSEKEVEAAFRR is encoded by the exons ATGGAGGGGAGGCCACGCAACTACACAAACGGGCCTGGCGACCGTCCCCAGGTCCGTCTGCCCACTGGCGGTCCTAGGGGGCCGCCGTCCGCCACCAGCTCCAGCTCTGGCCCATCTGGCATGTCCCGCGCCGAAAGATTCGACGACGAGCGACGGAGAATCACTGAGAGCTGCTTCTCCAAGGTGGACGAGCAAGGACAAC TCCAGGAATCGTACATCACTCACATCCGCGTTCAAGAAGATGGCGCATTCCCCCAGTCCCCGCCTCCACCGAGCGCACCTCCCTCCAACAAGAAGGCGCGAATCATCATGATCTCTGTGCGGAACACGGGCCGAGTCAAGTTGCACAAGGCCAGAGAAAACGCAAATGGCACCTTCTCCATCGGAAAAACCTGGCCCATGGAGGAACTCTCTGCTGTCGAAAACTACGTACACCTGGAGCCGGCCAATGAGGAGGAGGCACAGCGTAAGCAGTGGGCTGGAGACAAGGGCTTCACCGTCACCATTGGAAAGCCGTACTACTGGGAAGCTGGGACTGCGAAAGAGAAGGAGTTCTTTATTGGAAGTATGGTCAAGATCTACAACAAGTATACTAAAGGAGATTTCCCCATCTTGACTGGCTTCAGCGCAACGGAGCTGGGAACTCTGACCAACGGTCAGCCTCATTTAGCAACGCCCGAGGGTCGTGCTGCAGGTCGTAGTCAAGGTGCCCCCAGTCCAGGGCAACCGCGTCCGAGCCCACCGGATCAGAGACAAATGCCTCCCAAGTCGCCTGGCGGACCACTGCGAAAACCCGGAGAAGCTTCGTCGCCATTGGCTGGGGATAATAGAAGGGGTCCGCCTCTAGGGGTAAACCCAAACTTCAGAAGACCCGGAGAGGCCAATATTCCAAGGCGACCTGGACGACCAGATGATGACCTCCGCCCTGGAAGTAGACCGAGCACAGGCGACGACGCTCGGAGACCTCCACCTTACCCACCAAACTCAATGACAGCTGCGCCATCCATGCCCAACCTTCGGCAGAAGCAACCCATGGATCCCAGCATTCGCTCGCGACCCAGCGGAGAGACCATGCGAATGCGTGGTGGTGCTCAGGCACAAAGCCCTCTCACAGCACAACAATTCGCGGCAAGAAATCTGACACCGCAATCCTCCAATCCAGAGCTTGCTGGTCGGCCTGGGACACCGGATTCTGGCAACTACCCGTCAAGTCTGAGTCCCGCTCGTGGACAACCTCGTGGAGACGCTCAGTCTCAACGATCGGAGAGATCTGTCGAAAATTCGCCTTTTGATGGCCCACCTCCAGGTATCGCACCACCAGATCAGCGCAGACAGAATGGGTATCCCTCGCCCAGAAGAGATCCTAGAGACCCATCTCCAAGAGGCCTTAGACCTGGCACAGCCCAGAGTGGCGCGAGGCCAGGTACGGCTCAGAGCAACGCCAGTTCAAGCTTTACTAGACACGAGGATGCGCCCCCCGAGGAGCCTCCCCAGCGTAAAAGGCCAATCATGGAAGCGCGCCCCTCCCAGGCGTCGCAACGGAGTGTGGATAGCCAGGGCACTGACCCACGTTCCAATTTCCAGACACCTTCTGCATCCCCCGCCCCACCACTAGAAGTGCCGCCACGAAGGCGACCAGAAATACCGGAGAGACTAAAACCTACTTCCCAAGATAACGTTTCTTATGCATCGTCACAGCCTACACCACCGCCTACGTCACCACTCCCTCAGATACCAACTGCCGCTACAACACAAGCAGCGCTAGCGCCAGTACAGCAAGCATCCACACCACCAGCCCCTATACAGGAAACGCCCGTACCGCAAGCACCTGTACAAAGATCATCTCCGCCTCAAGCATCTGCACAGCAAACACCTCCGCCAGTTGAAGCAGCCGCACCTGCAGTGCAACCTTCAACATCACCCGATTCAGTCGGGGTCTCGACACCGACAGAAGAAAAAGACGAAGACGCTTCCCACCGGCCCGGCCTTGGTCCCATGGTGAAGAAGCCGTTGGCCACTAACGAGGCTGCGAACAAGTTTCGAAAGTTTGCGGCGGCTGCAGGTGCTTTCAAGCCCCGTGCCGGTGGTGCTGCTGCGAAGCTTTTGAACAAGGAAACGAAAAAGTCAGATGAACCAGATGGGGTCAACGCAGTGTTCGTACCGCAGCGCCAAGTACCCAAAGAGGCGCCCAAAGAAGAAGTCGAGAAGAAACCGGAGGAAGCGCCCAAGCCCGTGCCGGATAGATCATCGAAAGAAAGACCGCATATCAACACCGAGGTGGTCCCGTCTGTGACTGTGTCTGGCCCCTTGACGCCAACACAGCCCAGCGCCGTAGAAGAAACGAAAGAGCAAAGCGCGCCACCAACGCCAGAAAAAGTAGCGACCAAAGAAGCGACACCTGAACCTGAAGTGCGACGGAAGAAGCGCCGATCCAATCAACAGATTGTGAACATCTCAAAGCTTGGAATAGACCCTAGTATCATTGATGAGCGGGGTTTGGAGTTCGAAAGTATACTTTCTGAGCTCGGATGGGGCAGCAACGAGCTTTCTAACAAGCACATTGAGTTACTAGAAACAGACATCAAACGCGAAATTGCTCGTGTTGAAGCTGGAAGCTGGCTCAATCATCTGGAACAGAAGGATGATCGAGTGGAAGCTGTAGAACGCATGCTGGATCGCGCAATTGCAGAATGCGACGAGCTCGAGGGGCTGCTGACGTTGTACAATGTCGAGTTGAGCAGTTTGAACGACGACATTGCTTTCATCGAAGCGCAAAGCCAGGGTTTGCAGGTACAGACCGCGAACCAGCGTCTGTTGCAACACGAGCTCCAACAGCTAGTCGACACCATCTCCATCACTTCGGATCAACTTGAGCCTCTAAGACGCGCTCCTATCGGTAAGATCAATGGGCTCAAGGACATTGAATTCTCTTTGGTCCTTCTATACAAAGCGCTGATCACGATTGATCCATCGTTTGTTTCTGGGGGCCGCTCAGGTGCCACTGAAGATCTTACCGCGATGAACGCACGGGCAGGATTTGGCAATAGTGACTTGGCAACAATGCAAGCTCTTCAAGAAAAAAGAGACCGATATCTTGGCGAAGGCGCCATGTTCCTAGACCGGCTCAAGAAACATATGAACATCACCTTCGGTGCAGCATTCATGGCAACCAAGGATGAGCTTTCGAGACTTGATCACGGCTCTATGCCATCGCTGAAGGACAACATAGACGCCCATGATGCAGGTCGAAGCGAGCTTTGGATGTTAAGTCCAGTGATGCTATTTGCAAAGGAAATTGACAGGGCTTCATGGGACATGCTACTTCGCATGTACCAAGACCAAGCAGCGCAACTTTATCAGCAAGAGGTCAGGGACAACATCCTGGCATGGAGGAAATTCGCTCGGAAGCCCACTGGCGAGGAACAGGAGTTGCTCTTTACTGCACAAGAGAAAGAACCCGAAAGTATCACAGGCACGGCAAGAAAGCTGACTGTTAAGCGAAGTCAGACCTTGGCTCGTGGCTTGAGATCTGCTTCTGGAGATAAAGATGCCAAGGCAAAGCCGGCCTCACAAGATGGCAAGCTACATGCTTTCGATGTTTTCGCACGTGTTCTTGAGGACACTGGCCCGGTACTTCTCACAGAACAGAACTTTATCACCGAATTCTTCCATGCTACATCTACCGACTCGATCGACTTCCCCGATGCAGTGCAGGCCGCACCCCCAGAAGAGCGACGTGGGCCAAATCTCTGGATACGGAAGCAATTCGAGGCAGACAGAGCCATGGCGAAGCTCGTTAGTGGTGTCATGGAAGAGATCTTCTCCTTCTGGCCCGCTGAGATTCAGAGCCTTGTGGACTGGGCCACCAAAGCCGATCCTTT GCAAGGAGTAGGCATTCTATGTGCCGTCGATCGAAAGCTAGTCGACATTGAAGATACGAACCAAGACTTCTTGACGAGAAATTTGCAAAAGATACACGAGCGTCTACAAGGGCTATTTAGCCGCTTTCTGGATGAGCAAATACGCGCTATCGAAGATACAAAggtcaagatcaagaagcGCAAGGGAGTGATTTCGTTCATGAAGACTTTCCCTCATTTCTCCATTGCTATCGAGAACATGCTACCGACTGCGTCTGAGGGCGGAAACCAGCTCGAGATCAGACGTATGGTAAATGATGGCTATCAGAGAATTAACAAAGCCATGTTCGAGAGCTTAAAGGTCATTGCGAAAGAATCGCCTACTGTCATGGCTTCCCAAGGACAAGGTGATCCAGAGGACAAGGAGGCGTTGAACTACCACATCCTGCTTATTGAGAACATGAACCACTACATGGAAGAAGTTGATGCGCGTCAAGTTTCAGTCCTGGATCTGTGGAAGGGCAAAGCTCAAGATGAGTACAATGAGCACATGGGTCTCTATGTCGATGCCGTCATCCGAAGACCGCTAGGCAAGCTTTTA GAATTCATCGAATCGACCGAAACCCTCCTATCTCAGCCCGGCGCGAGTGCACAAGCCATCTCGCAACGCTcctctcactctcactctgTCTTTAAAAAACTGGCACACTCACATGATGCCAAAGACCTACGCAAAGGCATCGAGGCCTTGAAAAAGCGGGTTGACAAGCACTTTGGCGACGCGGATGACCCAACCATCAGTCGAGATCTGGTGTTCAAGGTGCTGAAGGAGTGCGAGAAGACGTACGTAAATGTAGCTGAAAGGTTGACGACGATCAATCAAGATGTATATAGTGGTGAGGTGGAGATTGATTGGAGTGAAAAGGAGGTTGAAGCGGCCTTCCGGAGATAG
- a CDS encoding DNAJ domain containing protein yields MASLAAMIQQRQKARQGNFFDSLEAKYAPKSRGSKRSTPMEEPPEEAFTANRKKQKTNSRSKKKAMDDSEDEEMLSGEEDIGDSEEEEEEEVAPKKSRAKPKARKHGRV; encoded by the coding sequence ATGGCGAGCCTAGCAGCTATGATACAGCAGCGCCAGAAAGCGCGTCAGGGCAATTTCTTCGATTCGCTGGAGGCCAAGTATGCGCCCAAGTCTCGCGGCTCCAAGCGATCAACGCCCATGGAAGAGCCACCAGAAGAGGCCTTCACCGCCAACCGGAAGAAACAGAAGACCAACTCGCGTTCTAAGAAGAAGGCCATGGACGATAgtgaagatgaggagatgcTCTCGGGTGAAGAGGACATTGGTGACTctgaagaagaagaagaggaggaggtGGCCCCGAAGAAGTCAAGGGCAAAGCCCAAGGCGCGGAAACATGGACGGGTTTAG
- a CDS encoding DUF1295 domain containing protein, translated as MTLLQTLLRATAFKSPLLRTLVPSVALAYGIQAAVAVPSIAAQTEKYYDLSGSFTYLSCTALSLVLPYMRARAAGTMTGGLTEYLSTQGLGQGTWWWRQALLSAAVGIWATRLGTYLFRRISSDGGEDSRFEKIRTSPSAFSVAFFAQATWVSLCTLPVILVNSIPRSAYATSLLGQAVSSKPYLTDIIGLATFVFGLTFEVIADRQKDKWVKEKKQKKHSEEFLTHGLWSKSRHPNYFGEATLWSGIAIAAAGLLVRQPAQTALGLSGGVSGQMLVAGMCAASPAFVSFLLLKISGVPLSENKYDKKYGDREDYQKWKRETPMFIPKF; from the exons ATGACACTCTTGCAAACGCTTCTCCGCGCAACCGCGTTCAAAAGCCCTCTACTACGCACCCTTGTCCCCTCTGTTGCACTCGCATACGGTATCCAGGCCGCCGTCGCCGTGCCCTCCATTGCCGCACAAACAGAAAAGTACTACGACTTGAGCGGCAGTTTCACATATCTCTCCTGCACAGCATTGAGTCTGGTGCTGCCTTACATGCGAGCGCGAGCTGCAGGGACCATGACAGGGGGTCTAACTGAGTATCTGAGTACGCAGGGTCTGGGACAAGGGACCTGGTGGTGGAGACAGGCGCTTCTAAGTGCGGCGGTGGGGATATGGGCTACACGGC TGGGAACATACCTCTTCCGGCGCATCTCCAGCGACGGAGGCGAAGACTCTCGTTTCGAAAAAATCCGTACTTCGCCGTCCGCCTTCTCAGTCGCATTTTTCGCCCAAGCAACATGGGTGTCGCTATGCACTCTTCCTGTCATTCTGGTCAATTCTATCCCTAGGTCCGCGTATGCTACTTCTCTGCTCGGCCAGGCTGTGTCGTCGAAACCGTATCTCACCGATATCATCGGTCTGGCGACTTTTGTCTTTGGTCTGACATTCGAAGTCATCGCCGATAGGCAAAAGGACAAATGGGTcaaggagaagaagcagaagaagcatTCCGAGGAGTTCCTTACCCATGGTCTTTGGTCGAAATCTAGGCATCCAAACTACTTTGGTGAGGCGACGCTTTGGTCGGGTATCGCTATTGCGGCAGCTGGTCTGCTTGTAAGGCAACCTGCGCAGACCGCATTGGGCTTGAGTGGAGGTGTTTCGGGACAGATGTTGGTGGCGGGTATGTGTGCGGCTAGCCCGGCGTTTGTGAGCTTTTTGCTGCTGAAGATTAGTGGGGTGCCGTTGAGCGAGAACAAGTATGATAAGAAATATGGGGATCGTGAGGACTACCAGAAGTGGAAGAGGGAGACGCCGATGTTTATTCCTAAGTTTTAG
- a CDS encoding DnaJ, DnaJ-class molecular chaperone with C-terminal Zn finger domain protein has product MARKQRNTTQREEPVEDDFVNDEESEGEENDIGEEDGPPTIDPYEVLGLQTDATADDVKKAYRKLALKCHPGTRNCSSI; this is encoded by the coding sequence ATGGCACGGAAACAACGAAATACCACGCAGCGTGAAGAGCCGGTGGAGGATGATTTCGTAAACGACGAAGAAAgtgagggcgaggagaatGACAttggagaagaagatggtCCGCCTACCATCGACCCGTACGAAGTGCTAGGACTTCAGACGGACGCTACTGCCGACGATGTGAAGAAGGCATATCGCAAGTTGGCGCTCAAATGTCATCCTGGTACGCGCAATTGCTCCTCAATCTGA
- a CDS encoding TFIIF-alpha multi-domain protein, translated as MLAGSSSELSSELLSESLESLDSLDEDADDEDTDFAFLGFFASFFTFTGAVSSSESESELLSESELESDELEELEESSFTGAFFGEAFLDFLGFVSASDSLLESLLESLLDALSLSTSIGSGASGVFLALSHCVNSWSLPAAPFSPFSSRNVLTSSSGT; from the coding sequence ATGTTGGCTGGCTCTTCGTCGGAGCTGTCGTCAGAGCTGCTGTCGGAATCGCTAGAATCGCTGGACTCGCTCGATGAAGATGCCGATGATGAGGACACTGACTTCGCTTTCTTGGGTTTCTTCGCTTCCTTCTTCACCTTCACCGGCGCAGTTTCCTCGTCAGAGTCAGAATCGGAGCTGCTGTCGGAATCGGAGCTGGAATCGGATGAACTGGAGGAGCTAGAAGAATCCTCCTTCACAGGCGCCTTCTTTGGGGAAGCCTTCTTGGACTTTTTGGGTTTTGTCTCTGCCTCGGATTCGCTGCTAGAATCACTGCTAGAGTCGCTGCTGGACGCGCTTTCCTTATCCACGTCCATTGGCTCAGGCGCATCTGGTGTATTCTTGGCGCTCTCCCATTGTGTAAACTCTTGGAGCTTGCCAGCAGCGCCCTTTTCTCCCTTTTCCTCTAGGAACGTCTTGACGAGCTCAAGCGGAACTTGA